Proteins found in one Pocillopora verrucosa isolate sample1 chromosome 12, ASM3666991v2, whole genome shotgun sequence genomic segment:
- the LOC131783361 gene encoding rho GTPase-activating protein 45-like isoform X2 yields MSSSVKAIFPSISISKKKGKTTSGGTPQTSNAQSQSLLRPLTPESNRKPQQTASNPIDPLRSTLTARGPSPIPSPSTVRKTATGEANPLALENGSQLSQSAPDLRLGFRHVRSASQPSGTSTTSHRESFSSVTFPDRSNSVNSDTGYYNETAEEPMILQEDIIALTCHVRKFSEALSSLRNTFIECEDNPDSEPPEVKAHERLGEVLSVLKGVLNTYEPLHSTEILASAGTLINKVKSHNYEDTSKPPDEFYESIDQLALAFSSSVSDFLMGEQDIGLSEQSMNKHYSQSLEDFGDDDDEDMDERGYDEDNEDDQDEDDRKPVEKKESVDTSAEKADELDRALIMLEHGVDIAMQRTKIWAKYSKDIETYVDKRAHLELEYTNKLTKLAQTTRTAIVEENYLPFQSIYVTALDQDIEYAENASKTYAALLASRFMEPLTARRLKHEKIRKDLKDSWAKSCKKLNEAAANLKKAKSLYIQKQQELEKEESTFSRGTKKKEGDIRKADEAEEMYKSCVVEANARQKELENTKASILVELRQLVYQCDMTMKAVTCNYFQMMNALVSPGPIQFQTLAESSRNYEPGNQFAEFVRLQQANSPQAVEQVFQFEPYSAGNPDRGSQTPSRHNSLFDSRYIHTHSSVEETAKISSPFTSRRNKSLQLHSVRGVNSSQQPINAWSNLKEHNSDGDSTTSRSLPGSPSGSPTSDRKANIPRAQSLELISSDDADNKDEGRSTNGRVNQGSDRRRKPKDRPSAGPFQNIRLSPSAKTHTLKKLRSASKCRECDSYVYFNGAECEVCGLTCHKKCLKGLKIRCGKYSNGQRRMTTFGVDINRHLQHSTTDEENIPHIISSCIDEIDNRGLDVKGIYRVSGVKSRVEKLCQSFENGEYHADLSDTPPHVIAAVLKLYLRQLPESLLTVKLYPEFIRVAKESFAIIDNSTTCKAASGNEDIQEEYQNLIGKLREVVMQLPTANRVTAARLIKHLRRVSDHDESNAMPASNLAIVFGPTLLRPNENDQVTTTLSSLVDMPHQTRLVELLITSPEVFEHPEADDSISRERSVEKFTPPKPRDRECSLVVIQSMRSAGNNADESYEAGDEARAINAPQLKTINIPPSPSPSTRSSLGFGSEFFELLAKSNNRSEELNDRAHYSIPEFLLSDSPRERVAIDREDSDMEDEYEDDTTQGTSGSRTPDDDLHSSHFGAARRVGSPRSSNENLADDDKANSTRETSLSVISRSSSSYSFAPSFSSDFTDSLLPDLSDSVGSDKANTSGGVGISSNETRMLNGQSEFLNRLSSGNVGVESRPRTVGFIKRNSDLPGRVGNIADYSKEFYPIGMKQSSSDSNLNKDPYALEEEVSLRAISEVASSSSNTLTSSKSEELERDDIVEGDDHASLINQLKTVIDIDSKGALLPDGVGDSSVISSVDSTVSPVQSSTKGEAEDKVVASSPSPPKSPVQSPSIEYKDVTFTTSADEPASVREIPSETGSRELIIPVMTALQERRPSTPNCSTAEESSESQSSDRVETSVDVTPEKKEVGVADNKKPEKKGTPRSAYNTRMSVKDRLLQYERNRSVSVDSNRKTSSERFSPNTVASRKQIFEQKERGIYKRVSDMTTRKPRSDSGGSGSGSASSSPKLSRKRLIDADDGESLANVGSQVKNRLENDKQDEPRRRNRKEKSENTDLPRSLILDKLDRQRGGEVDSLRLDLHDGATLSPREIDFPTDSLGAEDKIRSERTRRSPNNSPRSSRTSARSSFPDDSKEEDREPQFV; encoded by the exons ATGTCTTCCTCCGTGAAGGCAATATTTCCGTCCATCTCGATCAGCAAGAAGAAGGGAAAGACAACCTCAGGAGGAACACCGCAGACTTCAAATGCACAATCACAGTCTCTTTTACGGCCCTTGACTCCG GAATCTAATCGCAAGCCGCAGCAGACTGCATCAAATCCGATCGATCCGCTCCGAAGTACCCTAACTGCTCGAGGACCTTCGCCGATTCCTTCTCCGTCGACAGTACGAAAGACAGCCACTGGTGAAGCAAACCCTTTAGCACTCGAAAATGGATCTCAACTGAGTCAGTCGGCTCCGGATTTGAGGCTCGGTTTTAGGCATGTTCGCAGTGCTAGTCAACCTTCGGGTACATCTACAACTTCCCACAGGGAGTCATTTTCTTCGGTGACATTCCCAGATCGGAGTAATTCGGTCAATAGTGATACTGGCTATTACAATGAAACCGCAGAAGAGCCTATGATTCTACAAGAAGATATTATAGCTTTAACCTGCCACGTTCGAAAGTTTTCCGAAGCTTTGAGCTCGCTTCGGAACACTTTTATAGAATGCGAAG ATAATCCTGACAGTGAACCACCTGAGGTGAAAGCCCATGAACGCCTTGGTGAGGTGCTGTCAGTTCTTAAAGGAGTCCTCAATACTTACGAACCACTACACTCAACAGAAATACTTGCATCCGCTGGAACACTGATTAATAAGGTCAAAAGTCACAACTATGAGGATACCAGTAAACCCCCTGATGAATTCTATGAGTCCATTGATCAGCTTGCATTGGCATTCAGCAGCAG TGTGTCTGATTTCCTTATGGGTGAACAGGACATTGGTTTGTCAGAACAAAGCATGAATAAACATTATTCACAA TCATTGGAAGACtttggtgatgatgatgatgaagatatgGATGAGAGAGGTTATGATGAGGATAATGAAGATGACCAGGATGAAGATGACAGAAAACCTGTGGAAAAGAAAGAATCAG TTGACACTTCGGCAGAGAAGGCTGATGAGCTGGATCGAGCTTTGATAATGCTTGAACATGGAGTAGACATTGCAATGCAG AGAACCAAAATTTGGGCTAAGTACTCCAAGGACATAGAAACATATGTTGACAAAAGAGCTCACCTTG AGTTGGAGTAcacaaacaaactaacaaaactTGCACAGACAACAAGAACAGCAATTGTTGAGGAG aattacCTGCCTTTTCAGTCTATTTACGTGACAGCCCTTGATCAG GACATTGAATATGCTGAGAATGCCAGCAAAACATATGCAGCCCTCTTAGCAAGCCGGTTTATGGAG CCTTTAACAGCAAGAAGACTTAAGCATGAGAAAATACGAAAGGACCTGAAGGATAGCTGGGCTAAATCGTGTAAGAAACTG AATGAGGCAGCAGCAAATCTTAAGAAGGCAAAATCTTTGTACATCCAGAAACAACAGGAACTAGAAAAG GAAGAGTCAACTTTCTCACGCGGAACCAAGAAGAAAGAAGGTGATATCAGGAAAGCTGATGAGGCTGAGGAGATGTACAAGTCTTGTGTGGTAGAAGCTAATGCAAGGCAGAAAGAATTGGAAAATACCAAAGCAAGTATCCTGGTGGAATTACGTCAACTTGTCTATCAATGTGATATGACAATGAAAGCG GTAACATGTAACTATTTCCAGATGATGAATGCGCTTGTATCACCCGGCCCAATTCAGTTCCAGACTCTCGCGGAAAGCAGTAGAAATTATGAACCTGGAAACCAGTTCGCCGAATTCGTTCGTCTGCAACAAGCCAATTCACCTCAAGCTGTTGAACAAGTCTTTCAGTTTGAACCGTACTCTGCAGGAAA CCCAGACAGAGGATCACAGACTCCGTCACGCCACAATTCCTTATTTGATTCACGTTACATTCATACCCATTCTTCTGTGGAGGAGACAGCAAAGATTTCATCACCATTTACCTCTCGCCGTAATAAAAGTCTTCAGCTGCACAGTGTACGGGGTGTAAATAGCTCGCAACAGCCGATCAATGCCTGGAGTAATCTAAAGGAACACAACAGTGATGGTGACAGTACAACTAGTCGATCCCTACCAGGGTCCCCCTCAGGTAGCCCGACCTCAGACCGCAAAGCCAACATTCCTCGGGCCCAATCCTTAGAGTTGATCTCATCTGATGATGCGGATAACAAAGATGAGGGAAGAAGTACTAATG GACGTGTAAACCAAGGCTCCGATAGAAGACGTAAACCCAAGGACCGCCCATCTGCGGGTCCCTTCCAGAATATCCGTCTGTCACCATCAGCAAAGACGCACACGCTGAAGAAACTCCGCTCTGCCTCAAAGTGTCGTGAGTGTGACAGTTATGTGTATTTCAACGGTGCAGAATGTGAAGTATGTGGTCTGACTTGTCACAAGAAGTGTTTGAAGGGCCTCAAAATACGATGTGGAAAATACTCG AATGGCCAAAGGCGCATGACAACGTTTGGAGTGGACATCAATCGACATCTCCAACATTCGACCACTGATGAGGAAAACATACCTCACATTATCTCATCATGTATTGACGAAATTGACAATCGAG gTCTTGATGTCAAG GGAATCTACCGAGTGTCTGGAGTCAAGTCCAGAGTGGAGAAACTTTGCCAG TCGTTTGAAAATGGAGAATACCACGCTGATTTGTCAGATACACCGCCTCATGTCATAGCTGCTGTTCTTAAACTCTACTTGCGACAG ctTCCAGAGTCGCTTTTAACTGTCAAGCTATATCCGGAATTCATCCGCGTTGCTAAG GAGAGCTTCGCGATCATAGACAACTCCACGACATGCAAAGCAGCTTCGGGAAATGAAGATATCCAGGAAGAGTACCAAAACCTTATCGGAAAACTTCGGGAAGTCGTAATGCAGCTTCCGACAGCTAACCGAGTGACTGCGGCTCGTTTGATTAAGCATCTGAGGAGAGTTTCAGATCATGACGAATCGAATGCCATGCCTGCGAGCAATCTGGCAATCGTGTTTGGACCCACACTACTGAGACCAAA TGAAAACGACCAAGTAACTACCACGTTGTCTTCTCTTGTGGATATGCCTCACCAGACTCGCCTTGTTGAGCTGCTTATCACAAGTCCCGag gTATTTGAACATCCTGAAGCGGATGATTCAATATCACGGGAAAGGTCTGTAGAG AAATTCACTCCTCCCAAACCACGTGACAGAGAATGCAGTTTGGTTGTAATACAGAGTATGCGATCTGCTG gaAATAATGCAGACGAGAGTTATGAGGCTGGGGATGAAGCTAG AGCAATCAACGCACCACAACTAAAGACCATAAACATACCACCGTCACCTTCGCCTTCAAC GAGGAGCAGCCTTGGGTTTGGATCAGAGTTTTTTGAACTTCTTGCGAAGTCCAACAACAGAAGTGAAGAG CTGAATGATCGCGCGCATTACAGCATCCCAGAGTTCCTGTTGTCAGACTCGCCGCGTGAGAGAGTTGCCATTGATCGGGAAGATTCTGATATGGAGGATGAGTACGAAGATGATACTACACAAG GAACAAGTGGATCTCGTACTCCAGACGACGACCTGCATTCTTCTCATTTTGGTGCTGCAAGACGTGTAGGCTCTCCACGGTCATCCAACGAAAACTTAGCCGACGATGATAAAGCCAACTCAACTCGGGAAACATCGCTCTCGGTGATTTCTCGGAGTTCTTCGTCTTATTCCTTCGCTCCGAGCTTCAGTTCAGATTTCACCGATTCACTGTTACCCGATCTCTCCGATAGCGTTGGATCGGACAAGGCAAATACCTCGGGGGGCGTCGGGATATCCTCAAATGAAACGAGGATGTTAAATGGTCAGTCTGAGTTTCTCAATCGGTTATCTTCGGGGAACGTCGGAGTGGAATCTCGTCCACGAACTGTGGGTTTTATTAAACGAAATTCCGATCTTCCAGGACGGGTTGGAAACATTGCAGACTACAGCAAGGAATTCTATCCAATCGGAATGAAACAGTCTTCTAGTGACTCTAACCTTAACAAAGACCCCTATGCCCTCGAGGAGGAGGTATCATTAAGAGCGATTTCTGAAGTTGCTAGTTCATCTTCCAACACACTAACCAGCTCGAAAAGCGAAGAACTTGAAAGAGATGATATCGTCGAAGGAGATGATCATGCTTCTCTTATCAACCAATTAAAGACTGTAATTGATATTGACTCCAAAGGGGCGCTCTTACCCGATGGGGTGGGAGATAGTTCGGTAATTAGCTCCGTGGATAGTACAGTCAGTCCTGTGCAGTCTTCAACTAAAGGGGAAGCAGAGGACAAAGTAGTCGCTTCCTCTCCGTCGCCACCGAAAAGCCCTGTTCAGTCTCCCTCCATCGAGTATAAAGATGTTACGTTCACAACCTCAGCTGATGAGCCTGCTTCCGTTCGCGAGATTCCATCGGAGACGGGGTCACGTGAGCTAATTATTCCTGTGATGACAGCTTTGCAGGAAAGAAGGCCTTCAACACCAAACTGTTCCACTGCGGAAGAATCGTCTGAGTCTCAGTCATCAGATAGAGTTGAAACTTCGGTCGATGTGACGCCTGAAAAGAAAGAAGTCGGTGTAGCTGACAATAAAAAGCCTGAAAAGAAAGGGACGCCTCGGTCCGCGTACAACACACGGATGTCAGTCAAAGATCGGTTACTGCAGTACGAGCGAAATCGTTCGGTTAGCGTGGACTCTAATCGGAAAACTTCTTCGGAGCGATTTAGTCCGAACACTGTAGCGTCTCGAAAGCAGATATTTGAACAAAAAGAGCGAGGAATATACAAGCGCGTCAGTGACATGACAACTAGGAAGCCAAGAAGTGACTCCGGCGGTAGTGGATCGGGCTCGGCCAGCAGTAGTCCTAAGTTGTCAAGGAAGCGTCTCATTGACGCCGACGATGGAGAAAGTTTGGCAAATGTCGGAAGCCAGGTGAAAAATAGGTTGGAAAATGATAAGCAAGACGAACCACGTCGTCGGAATAGAAAGGAGAAATCGGAAAATACCGACCTTCCTCGAAGTTTGATTCTCGACAAACTTGATCGGCAGCGAGGAGGAGAAGTTGACTCTTTGAGACTTGATTTACACGACGGAGCCACTTTGTCTCCGAGAGAAATCGACTTTCCCACCGATAGTTTGGGTGCTGAAGATAAGATTAGATCCGAAAGAACACGAAGAAGCCCGAATAATAGTCCGAGGTCGAGTCGGACAAGTGCTCGTTCTTCGTTTCCCGACGACAGTAAGGAAGAGGATCGAGAGCCCCAGTTTGTGTAA
- the LOC131783361 gene encoding rho GTPase-activating protein 45-like isoform X1, whose product MSSSVKAIFPSISISKKKGKTTSGGTPQTSNAQSQSLLRPLTPESNRKPQQTASNPIDPLRSTLTARGPSPIPSPSTVRKTATGEANPLALENGSQLSQSAPDLRLGFRHVRSASQPSGTSTTSHRESFSSVTFPDRSNSVNSDTGYYNETAEEPMILQEDIIALTCHVRKFSEALSSLRNTFIECEDNPDSEPPEVKAHERLGEVLSVLKGVLNTYEPLHSTEILASAGTLINKVKSHNYEDTSKPPDEFYESIDQLALAFSSSVSDFLMGEQDIGLSEQSMNKHYSQSLEDFGDDDDEDMDERGYDEDNEDDQDEDDRKPVEKKESVDTSAEKADELDRALIMLEHGVDIAMQRTKIWAKYSKDIETYVDKRAHLELEYTNKLTKLAQTTRTAIVEENYLPFQSIYVTALDQDIEYAENASKTYAALLASRFMEPLTARRLKHEKIRKDLKDSWAKSCKKLNEAAANLKKAKSLYIQKQQELEKEESTFSRGTKKKEGDIRKADEAEEMYKSCVVEANARQKELENTKASILVELRQLVYQCDMTMKAVTCNYFQMMNALVSPGPIQFQTLAESSRNYEPGNQFAEFVRLQQANSPQAVEQVFQFEPYSAGNPDRGSQTPSRHNSLFDSRYIHTHSSVEETAKISSPFTSRRNKSLQLHSVRGVNSSQQPINAWSNLKEHNSDGDSTTSRSLPGSPSGSPTSDRKANIPRAQSLELISSDDADNKDEGRSTNGRVNQGSDRRRKPKDRPSAGPFQNIRLSPSAKTHTLKKLRSASKCRECDSYVYFNGAECEVCGLTCHKKCLKGLKIRCGKYSNGQRRMTTFGVDINRHLQHSTTDEENIPHIISSCIDEIDNRGLDVKGIYRVSGVKSRVEKLCQSFENGEYHADLSDTPPHVIAAVLKLYLRQLPESLLTVKLYPEFIRVAKESFAIIDNSTTCKAASGNEDIQEEYQNLIGKLREVVMQLPTANRVTAARLIKHLRRVSDHDESNAMPASNLAIVFGPTLLRPNENDQVTTTLSSLVDMPHQTRLVELLITSPEVFEHPEADDSISRERSVEKFTPPKPRDRECSLVVIQSMRSAGNNADESYEAGDEASLINTPDINISQPHSDHSPVRRNSSSPAAINAPQLKTINIPPSPSPSTRSSLGFGSEFFELLAKSNNRSEELNDRAHYSIPEFLLSDSPRERVAIDREDSDMEDEYEDDTTQGTSGSRTPDDDLHSSHFGAARRVGSPRSSNENLADDDKANSTRETSLSVISRSSSSYSFAPSFSSDFTDSLLPDLSDSVGSDKANTSGGVGISSNETRMLNGQSEFLNRLSSGNVGVESRPRTVGFIKRNSDLPGRVGNIADYSKEFYPIGMKQSSSDSNLNKDPYALEEEVSLRAISEVASSSSNTLTSSKSEELERDDIVEGDDHASLINQLKTVIDIDSKGALLPDGVGDSSVISSVDSTVSPVQSSTKGEAEDKVVASSPSPPKSPVQSPSIEYKDVTFTTSADEPASVREIPSETGSRELIIPVMTALQERRPSTPNCSTAEESSESQSSDRVETSVDVTPEKKEVGVADNKKPEKKGTPRSAYNTRMSVKDRLLQYERNRSVSVDSNRKTSSERFSPNTVASRKQIFEQKERGIYKRVSDMTTRKPRSDSGGSGSGSASSSPKLSRKRLIDADDGESLANVGSQVKNRLENDKQDEPRRRNRKEKSENTDLPRSLILDKLDRQRGGEVDSLRLDLHDGATLSPREIDFPTDSLGAEDKIRSERTRRSPNNSPRSSRTSARSSFPDDSKEEDREPQFV is encoded by the exons ATGTCTTCCTCCGTGAAGGCAATATTTCCGTCCATCTCGATCAGCAAGAAGAAGGGAAAGACAACCTCAGGAGGAACACCGCAGACTTCAAATGCACAATCACAGTCTCTTTTACGGCCCTTGACTCCG GAATCTAATCGCAAGCCGCAGCAGACTGCATCAAATCCGATCGATCCGCTCCGAAGTACCCTAACTGCTCGAGGACCTTCGCCGATTCCTTCTCCGTCGACAGTACGAAAGACAGCCACTGGTGAAGCAAACCCTTTAGCACTCGAAAATGGATCTCAACTGAGTCAGTCGGCTCCGGATTTGAGGCTCGGTTTTAGGCATGTTCGCAGTGCTAGTCAACCTTCGGGTACATCTACAACTTCCCACAGGGAGTCATTTTCTTCGGTGACATTCCCAGATCGGAGTAATTCGGTCAATAGTGATACTGGCTATTACAATGAAACCGCAGAAGAGCCTATGATTCTACAAGAAGATATTATAGCTTTAACCTGCCACGTTCGAAAGTTTTCCGAAGCTTTGAGCTCGCTTCGGAACACTTTTATAGAATGCGAAG ATAATCCTGACAGTGAACCACCTGAGGTGAAAGCCCATGAACGCCTTGGTGAGGTGCTGTCAGTTCTTAAAGGAGTCCTCAATACTTACGAACCACTACACTCAACAGAAATACTTGCATCCGCTGGAACACTGATTAATAAGGTCAAAAGTCACAACTATGAGGATACCAGTAAACCCCCTGATGAATTCTATGAGTCCATTGATCAGCTTGCATTGGCATTCAGCAGCAG TGTGTCTGATTTCCTTATGGGTGAACAGGACATTGGTTTGTCAGAACAAAGCATGAATAAACATTATTCACAA TCATTGGAAGACtttggtgatgatgatgatgaagatatgGATGAGAGAGGTTATGATGAGGATAATGAAGATGACCAGGATGAAGATGACAGAAAACCTGTGGAAAAGAAAGAATCAG TTGACACTTCGGCAGAGAAGGCTGATGAGCTGGATCGAGCTTTGATAATGCTTGAACATGGAGTAGACATTGCAATGCAG AGAACCAAAATTTGGGCTAAGTACTCCAAGGACATAGAAACATATGTTGACAAAAGAGCTCACCTTG AGTTGGAGTAcacaaacaaactaacaaaactTGCACAGACAACAAGAACAGCAATTGTTGAGGAG aattacCTGCCTTTTCAGTCTATTTACGTGACAGCCCTTGATCAG GACATTGAATATGCTGAGAATGCCAGCAAAACATATGCAGCCCTCTTAGCAAGCCGGTTTATGGAG CCTTTAACAGCAAGAAGACTTAAGCATGAGAAAATACGAAAGGACCTGAAGGATAGCTGGGCTAAATCGTGTAAGAAACTG AATGAGGCAGCAGCAAATCTTAAGAAGGCAAAATCTTTGTACATCCAGAAACAACAGGAACTAGAAAAG GAAGAGTCAACTTTCTCACGCGGAACCAAGAAGAAAGAAGGTGATATCAGGAAAGCTGATGAGGCTGAGGAGATGTACAAGTCTTGTGTGGTAGAAGCTAATGCAAGGCAGAAAGAATTGGAAAATACCAAAGCAAGTATCCTGGTGGAATTACGTCAACTTGTCTATCAATGTGATATGACAATGAAAGCG GTAACATGTAACTATTTCCAGATGATGAATGCGCTTGTATCACCCGGCCCAATTCAGTTCCAGACTCTCGCGGAAAGCAGTAGAAATTATGAACCTGGAAACCAGTTCGCCGAATTCGTTCGTCTGCAACAAGCCAATTCACCTCAAGCTGTTGAACAAGTCTTTCAGTTTGAACCGTACTCTGCAGGAAA CCCAGACAGAGGATCACAGACTCCGTCACGCCACAATTCCTTATTTGATTCACGTTACATTCATACCCATTCTTCTGTGGAGGAGACAGCAAAGATTTCATCACCATTTACCTCTCGCCGTAATAAAAGTCTTCAGCTGCACAGTGTACGGGGTGTAAATAGCTCGCAACAGCCGATCAATGCCTGGAGTAATCTAAAGGAACACAACAGTGATGGTGACAGTACAACTAGTCGATCCCTACCAGGGTCCCCCTCAGGTAGCCCGACCTCAGACCGCAAAGCCAACATTCCTCGGGCCCAATCCTTAGAGTTGATCTCATCTGATGATGCGGATAACAAAGATGAGGGAAGAAGTACTAATG GACGTGTAAACCAAGGCTCCGATAGAAGACGTAAACCCAAGGACCGCCCATCTGCGGGTCCCTTCCAGAATATCCGTCTGTCACCATCAGCAAAGACGCACACGCTGAAGAAACTCCGCTCTGCCTCAAAGTGTCGTGAGTGTGACAGTTATGTGTATTTCAACGGTGCAGAATGTGAAGTATGTGGTCTGACTTGTCACAAGAAGTGTTTGAAGGGCCTCAAAATACGATGTGGAAAATACTCG AATGGCCAAAGGCGCATGACAACGTTTGGAGTGGACATCAATCGACATCTCCAACATTCGACCACTGATGAGGAAAACATACCTCACATTATCTCATCATGTATTGACGAAATTGACAATCGAG gTCTTGATGTCAAG GGAATCTACCGAGTGTCTGGAGTCAAGTCCAGAGTGGAGAAACTTTGCCAG TCGTTTGAAAATGGAGAATACCACGCTGATTTGTCAGATACACCGCCTCATGTCATAGCTGCTGTTCTTAAACTCTACTTGCGACAG ctTCCAGAGTCGCTTTTAACTGTCAAGCTATATCCGGAATTCATCCGCGTTGCTAAG GAGAGCTTCGCGATCATAGACAACTCCACGACATGCAAAGCAGCTTCGGGAAATGAAGATATCCAGGAAGAGTACCAAAACCTTATCGGAAAACTTCGGGAAGTCGTAATGCAGCTTCCGACAGCTAACCGAGTGACTGCGGCTCGTTTGATTAAGCATCTGAGGAGAGTTTCAGATCATGACGAATCGAATGCCATGCCTGCGAGCAATCTGGCAATCGTGTTTGGACCCACACTACTGAGACCAAA TGAAAACGACCAAGTAACTACCACGTTGTCTTCTCTTGTGGATATGCCTCACCAGACTCGCCTTGTTGAGCTGCTTATCACAAGTCCCGag gTATTTGAACATCCTGAAGCGGATGATTCAATATCACGGGAAAGGTCTGTAGAG AAATTCACTCCTCCCAAACCACGTGACAGAGAATGCAGTTTGGTTGTAATACAGAGTATGCGATCTGCTG gaAATAATGCAGACGAGAGTTATGAGGCTGGGGATGAAGCTAG CTTGATCAACACACCAGACATAAACATATCTCAGCCTCACTCGGACCATTCTCCTGTTCGACGCAATTCCAGCTCCCCGGC AGCAATCAACGCACCACAACTAAAGACCATAAACATACCACCGTCACCTTCGCCTTCAAC GAGGAGCAGCCTTGGGTTTGGATCAGAGTTTTTTGAACTTCTTGCGAAGTCCAACAACAGAAGTGAAGAG CTGAATGATCGCGCGCATTACAGCATCCCAGAGTTCCTGTTGTCAGACTCGCCGCGTGAGAGAGTTGCCATTGATCGGGAAGATTCTGATATGGAGGATGAGTACGAAGATGATACTACACAAG GAACAAGTGGATCTCGTACTCCAGACGACGACCTGCATTCTTCTCATTTTGGTGCTGCAAGACGTGTAGGCTCTCCACGGTCATCCAACGAAAACTTAGCCGACGATGATAAAGCCAACTCAACTCGGGAAACATCGCTCTCGGTGATTTCTCGGAGTTCTTCGTCTTATTCCTTCGCTCCGAGCTTCAGTTCAGATTTCACCGATTCACTGTTACCCGATCTCTCCGATAGCGTTGGATCGGACAAGGCAAATACCTCGGGGGGCGTCGGGATATCCTCAAATGAAACGAGGATGTTAAATGGTCAGTCTGAGTTTCTCAATCGGTTATCTTCGGGGAACGTCGGAGTGGAATCTCGTCCACGAACTGTGGGTTTTATTAAACGAAATTCCGATCTTCCAGGACGGGTTGGAAACATTGCAGACTACAGCAAGGAATTCTATCCAATCGGAATGAAACAGTCTTCTAGTGACTCTAACCTTAACAAAGACCCCTATGCCCTCGAGGAGGAGGTATCATTAAGAGCGATTTCTGAAGTTGCTAGTTCATCTTCCAACACACTAACCAGCTCGAAAAGCGAAGAACTTGAAAGAGATGATATCGTCGAAGGAGATGATCATGCTTCTCTTATCAACCAATTAAAGACTGTAATTGATATTGACTCCAAAGGGGCGCTCTTACCCGATGGGGTGGGAGATAGTTCGGTAATTAGCTCCGTGGATAGTACAGTCAGTCCTGTGCAGTCTTCAACTAAAGGGGAAGCAGAGGACAAAGTAGTCGCTTCCTCTCCGTCGCCACCGAAAAGCCCTGTTCAGTCTCCCTCCATCGAGTATAAAGATGTTACGTTCACAACCTCAGCTGATGAGCCTGCTTCCGTTCGCGAGATTCCATCGGAGACGGGGTCACGTGAGCTAATTATTCCTGTGATGACAGCTTTGCAGGAAAGAAGGCCTTCAACACCAAACTGTTCCACTGCGGAAGAATCGTCTGAGTCTCAGTCATCAGATAGAGTTGAAACTTCGGTCGATGTGACGCCTGAAAAGAAAGAAGTCGGTGTAGCTGACAATAAAAAGCCTGAAAAGAAAGGGACGCCTCGGTCCGCGTACAACACACGGATGTCAGTCAAAGATCGGTTACTGCAGTACGAGCGAAATCGTTCGGTTAGCGTGGACTCTAATCGGAAAACTTCTTCGGAGCGATTTAGTCCGAACACTGTAGCGTCTCGAAAGCAGATATTTGAACAAAAAGAGCGAGGAATATACAAGCGCGTCAGTGACATGACAACTAGGAAGCCAAGAAGTGACTCCGGCGGTAGTGGATCGGGCTCGGCCAGCAGTAGTCCTAAGTTGTCAAGGAAGCGTCTCATTGACGCCGACGATGGAGAAAGTTTGGCAAATGTCGGAAGCCAGGTGAAAAATAGGTTGGAAAATGATAAGCAAGACGAACCACGTCGTCGGAATAGAAAGGAGAAATCGGAAAATACCGACCTTCCTCGAAGTTTGATTCTCGACAAACTTGATCGGCAGCGAGGAGGAGAAGTTGACTCTTTGAGACTTGATTTACACGACGGAGCCACTTTGTCTCCGAGAGAAATCGACTTTCCCACCGATAGTTTGGGTGCTGAAGATAAGATTAGATCCGAAAGAACACGAAGAAGCCCGAATAATAGTCCGAGGTCGAGTCGGACAAGTGCTCGTTCTTCGTTTCCCGACGACAGTAAGGAAGAGGATCGAGAGCCCCAGTTTGTGTAA